The DNA sequence CTTACAGTGAGCGTACATACTCTGCACCCTTTGCAACCACAGAGTATGCCAAATCAATTATTGTAGGAAAGGATGGAGTAAGCAGACAGGAGAATTTACCACTTAGATATGTTTCCATGGAAGATCCATGGAAAAAGACTATTCCTGTATTGGAGATGGGTGTATTGTTTTCTATAATAGTCATATTATTGCATCTTCTTTGGACAAAAGAGGGTAGTCTCAAAGAGCATATCAGGGTTGTATGGCAGGGAGAGACAGTATTGCCATGGCGAACTGGGTATGGTATTTTTTCACTTTTTGTTATTGTCTTAACGTGGCTCTATATCATGAGTTTCTCCTACCATGTTCTAGGTACAGACAAGGTAGGTGGTGATGTGCTGTACGCTTCATTGAAAAGTATACGTACAGGGGTTCTTATTGGCATCTTGACTACACTGGTAATGCTACCACTTGCTATTTTTCTTGGAGTAAGTGCTGGGTACTTTAGGGGATGGGTAGATGACCTTATTCAGTACCTTTATACTACACTTAGTTCCATTCCTGGGGTATTGCTTATTGCTGCTGGGGTATTGATGATGCAGGTGATGATGGAAAATCATACCGACTGGTTTGCCTCGACCGTAGAGCGTTCTGACTTACGACTACTCTTTCTTATTTTTATTCTTGGTATGACTAGCTGGACAGGACTCTGTCGTCTTTTGCGTGCAGAGACACTGCGCATCTCGCAAATGGACTATGTTACTGCTGCTAAAGCTTTTGGGGTAAGTAGATGGTATATTATGGTGCGGCATATTGTGCCTAACCTTATGCATATTGTTCTTATATCAGTAGTATTGGATTTTTCAGGCTTAGTACTTTCTGAGGCGGTACTCTCTTATGTGGGGATTGGGGTTGATCCGACAATGTACAGTTGGGGAAATATGATTAACCAAGCAAGGTTAGAGATGGCAAGAGAACCGATGGTTTGGTGGTCGCTCTTCTCCTCTTTTATATTTATGTTCATCTTGGTGCTTGCAGCCAATCTATTATCGGATAGAGTACAACATGTACTTGACCCAAGAAAT is a window from the Sulfurovum sp. genome containing:
- a CDS encoding ABC transporter permease, coding for MRLALLWTDMLVWLLVVMVGVWGWKLSRLVEVRQKWYAIFHSKIAMASAITLIFYIFFTLLDSVHFKVTKVEQHKGIYTGEIISLLDIAMIHQKSYSERTYSAPFATTEYAKSIIVGKDGVSRQENLPLRYVSMEDPWKKTIPVLEMGVLFSIIVILLHLLWTKEGSLKEHIRVVWQGETVLPWRTGYGIFSLFVIVLTWLYIMSFSYHVLGTDKVGGDVLYASLKSIRTGVLIGILTTLVMLPLAIFLGVSAGYFRGWVDDLIQYLYTTLSSIPGVLLIAAGVLMMQVMMENHTDWFASTVERSDLRLLFLIFILGMTSWTGLCRLLRAETLRISQMDYVTAAKAFGVSRWYIMVRHIVPNLMHIVLISVVLDFSGLVLSEAVLSYVGIGVDPTMYSWGNMINQARLEMAREPMVWWSLFSSFIFMFILVLAANLLSDRVQHVLDPRNRL